A stretch of DNA from Lotus japonicus ecotype B-129 chromosome 4, LjGifu_v1.2:
AAAGTACAATTCTAAAGTCGTTGTGTCGGAATCAGGGTTGGGTTCAACAATTGTGTTATTTCTGAACCCAAACCCAGGCCTTAAATAGGTTAAGTTACATATActtttttaatttctattcATACATGGAACTGTGATAACCTGACACCTGGTATGTGGTGTTTATATTTTGAGAAATGTTAATGAAGAATTGTTATATGAACAAGTTCTATTAGCTGGTATGTGGTGTTTTTTTATAGCTGTTTGTATTAACtatcactcatttctcttctcttcctatCTTACTCTTGTTGTCAGTGAAAATAAAATGTCAATGAAATATTTTCTTTGTTAAACAGAACGAATTATATCTATGTGGTTTGGTTTAGGGTCGGCCTTTTTGTTTCGGCTTTGTTCATTACTTATTTTTGCAGCTTGCGTCTCGGGTGATCCGTCTTCTGACAACGTTTGAGTGGGTGGAGCAGTCTTAAAGGTGGCTCTTGCAAGGTTTTCGCGGCAGAGAACTTTGGGGCAGAATGTAGTGACGAATAGGGCTTCGTTTTTGCATAAGGTTGAGGTTTTTCCATCCTCAAATATTGGGGGGGGGGTCATCGTGTGCTTTAGTTCCTCTTGTTCCTTCTTGGCGAGGGGTCGTGCCAAGGAATGTGGAAGATTGGCGGGAGGTGTTTTTCTCTGCGGATGAAGAGAGGATGTTTTATGTTCTTTGAAGGGATTGCTCGTCGTGTTCGAGGCTAACGATCACGGTTCTTTCccatatattttgtttttttgttcgCAGGTTAACTGTTGTTAATGAACTTGGAGGTGAGGCTAGTTGTAAGGCATTGGGTTCTTCGGCTTGTGTTGGCACAGTTTCTTCCTTATCTCGGCATGTGCATTGTTATTGGGAAGAGATGGTGCTACGCGTTCGAGATTTTTCTGTAgatgatttctttttttttcttcttctagtcTTTGTATGGGACCTAGATTTTTAACTTCTATGAGGTCCCCCTCGATGTTGTGTTTGAGCGGGTGTTGGCTATGGGCTCTTCTCCTCatgatgggggggggggggttgccATGCTGTTGGATTTGTGGAGAGGATTGTTGATTCACCTCTAGAGGATGTCTCTCGTGATGGAGGCTGCATCTTTGAGAGAGGGGAATAAGCTCCGTTCGACTCCCCCTTGTGATGCTTCTCAACCTCGAGGTCGTTAATTAAAAACCCAAGGCCTAGGGGAAGACCCATGAAATGTGAGAAGAAAGCAAAGAAGAAGGATCAAGTGGGGGTTTCTAGTGGTACTTATTTAGCGGAGGGAATGGTGTGGAAGCAAACAAAGAGAATCATGTGAGGCTTTCACAGGCGAAGTTTTTGGAGCTACATGGTATTTTGACTAGGGTGAGTAATCCCCTTTTGATGGGGGAAAATTTAGACATGATGTATTTTTGTACAAATGAGATTGCTCTGACCCAAATAGCGACTAAGATTCGTGTGCGTAGGTCGTCTTAGAGGAGGAGGTTAACATTTCCTTGATCTAAGGAGGAGGCATTTTTTTTTCCGCTTGTTGATTATGTTCCTTTATGCATaggagttttgtttttttttcttctcttttgctGGTTTTGAGTTTGTTTATTTTGTGGTTTTTTAGGTGAGGGTGCTCTTTTGGGTTTTTGGTTGTGGTTTTGCTGTTGGTATTAGGATTTTGATGCTTTGGTGTCTAGGTTTGGTTGTGGAGGGtagtgcttttttttttttccctcaGTTGGGTGTTTTGCTAGGTTAGCTGTTTTTTTAGTCGGGCCTCGATTTGATTGTATATATATAACTATGTGGATTAGTTTGATATAGCTTTGTAAAAATAACTATGTGGTTTggtttgaattatttttttttaaaaaaaaattaactagcCTTGCATGAATATAAATTAGCCAGATTGAagtccccgtaggatagctcaagtggtagaagTTGTAGGACATATGAGTTAGATAGGGGGAGGTCCAGAGATCGAATCCCGACgaatgtaatttatctttccgatgtaaaaaaaaaaaaaaattagccgGATGGCAAATTCATAGCAAATAGCAAATTATCCAAAAAGACTaaaaaggtgagaaaaattgacTTTTGTATTTGATATTTTAATGATTGGGACCCAAAATCCAGAACATGAAGCGTGTCATTACCGTAGACACTCATCGAAGACCAACCACCATTACCAGACAACCTTTTTGTTTCCTCAGTTGTTGTACTGTACCTTCAAAACAACACGTTGaaaatcttcttcctccttcttcgCCTGCACTGCAATCTCTTTCCAGAACAGAGTCTATCTTACAAACCAAGtgatcttcttcttccctcacCAACCATGTCCATGAGCTTGCAGTTCCATGCCTTCGCCGGCAACCCACTCCGGCCCAAACTCCCGATTTCCCATGACCCCTTTTCACCCTCTGCAGCTCTAGAAGCTCTCAACGCCAGAATCCTAGACACCACTCTCTCTTCTTCCCTTTCCCCGAGTTTTAAGGTGCTGCCGTTTAGAAATGGGAAGCCCTTAGCTTCTTCTTCCACTGCCGGCTCCGGTGGCTCGCCGCCGATTTGGCATCTAGGTTGGATCGAGTTGGAGGATTTCAGGGGTATGTTGGGAAATACGGGTGCCCAGTTGAGTGGAGAGTCGATGGTGTACCTGGGTTTGAGTGCAGAGGACGATGCTGTTTTATGGGCAATTGATGTTTCTGCTAAGGCACCTGAATTTGGTGGGGAATTGGAGTTGGGTTTTGTGGAGCTCCGGACGCTCATGGTGGCTACTGACTGGGAGGATTTGAAGGCAACGGGGGACTTGGCTATTGCTGGTCATGTAAGTTATCCTGTAACATGATGATAAATACAAGTAGATTTTGTTAGTGCTTGTATTGTATTGCTTGTGAAATCTGAAATCTATAATATTTCTTCATTTTAAGTACTAAAATTTTATAGAAGCTTTCAGCAATTATGTAGTAGTTATCTTAGTTTGCTGGCCTTTTATCAATTTTAGTCTATTAGTAGTTGTTAGGAAATGGGAATGTCAATGCAACTTTCTAATTATTGGGTTTGGCGTGGCCAGGCTAAGGCACTGCTAGAATGGCATAATGCTTCACGATTTTGTGGACATTGTGGAGAGAAAACTGTCCCTGTGGAAGCTGGGAGACGGAAGAAATGTTCCAATGATTCGTGCAAAAAGAGGATATATCCACGTCTTGACCCGGTTTGATGGCTTTTGTTTCAAGTGTTGATTTGATGTGTGGATGATCATCAAGTGCTTTTTGGCTCAAGTGTTTTCCTGTCTTCCTTGATGCAGGTGGTCATTATGCTTGTAATTGATAGAGAGAATGATCTTGTCCTTTTGGGTAAACGACCGAAGCATGTATATCAATTGTGGAGCTGCTTATCTGGTTTCACAGAGGTGCATCTCTTAATTGAATTTAAAACCGTTATAATTTTGTAGGCACTCAAaagttttttcacttttttgttACAGCATGAAACATAATTTCTTGTTCCTGTTAGCTACCATTTACTGACTAAATAGAGAAGAAATACATTTGAATTTTGTTTTGTGTACAATAACAGGCAATGGCTATAGTATTCATCTTCTAAAGTGACATTTTCTGTTTGTGATCCCAAAAAACTCCCATTTTTGTGGTCTGAAATTCTCAGACTTCATTTCTATCTTCTAGTTGGTAAGTAGTGGTGCATGCTGACAGTAAAAAAAACACTGTAAGGTTTTAACCTTTGAAAAGTTCAACATTCTTATATAAAAGTAAGAAAGATGCCCATAAAGCTCAGTTTCATAGGCTAAAGAATTCATCTTTTACTGTTTGTTTACTTGTTTAGTTTTGATCCTTTTTtcacatatataaaaaaattattagttcgTATCCTCTGCATTTAGCCAGGAGAAAGCTTGGAGGAAGCTGTGAGAAGAGAAACATGGGAAGAGACGGGTATTGAAGTGGGAGAGGTTGTATATCACAGTTCTCAACCGTGGCCTGGTATGGTTCATGCTACAATACTTAATGTTAATTTAactatgtgctttgatgattttATTACTTCTCTGTTTATTGCCTATGAGAAACATGTAATGTTGAGTTAATAACAATCTGATAGAAAATCTTTTGGTAATTTGTACAATATTTAGGGATATGAGCAACACTCAAACAAAGCTGAGCATTTGATGGCCCAAGCTTCATTTGTGAAAAAAAGGCTACCTAAGTCAGACCCCTTTTATTTCACACTTCTTTGCATCCCTCTCTTCCGTTTCCACTGTATGTCGCATGAAATTTCGGTGTATATGAAATAGATGTCAAATAGTCATTATTGTTTATTTAAACAAGCCAAGTTTAAAGCTTAAGCTCAACTTGTTTAAAATGATGAGGCTTGACCTTCACTTATTTAGCTCATTTATGATTTGATTATTCTTCCCCTTCAAACAAATTATCCTTGAAGTGTCTTTTAAGTTTAATTAATATAGTTATTAGTAATCATATTTATgatagaaaaaaagaaaaaatattttcttaaaaaaaatcttcattagTGAGACAACTCTGGTGAGGTTACGTAGTTTTGATTTTCTTATTATGATGATTTCTGGCTACATAATGTCTTTCTCCTCATAAGGAAATATAATTACTTGCTTGGTAACTATGCTTGCTTCTTTTAACATATACATGCACTGCATTTAGTGTTAAATCAACTTGTGAAGAAAAATCTATAGAACGTACGTTGTCATCTACAATATAACATTTTTGTGATTGAATTTGTACCATCTATGTAGAATGAGTAAATGTATTATGTTTATACTCAGTAACGGAGCATATTAGATGAGAGTGAAGATGTCAGATGAGTGTTAAGCTTGAGCTTAACTTATTTGTATAATCCAGTCTAAATTCAAGCTTTGAGCTTATGTGCAGTTAAACAAACGAGTTTTATCAAAATTTAATGTTCGAATAATTTGTAAATAGCTCAAACATTTGCAGTCCTGTTATTAACAACAGCACTTGATCCATCTTATTTGTTCCcttgcttcttcttttttgttaTATGTGGCTATTGGAAGATGTGAATTTAATCACTTGCAGTTAAGTGGTGGTTTGGCCATGATCAAAGTAACTTAATCAGAGTTAATATCTTGAATATGTTAAGTCTATTTAAAACTTGTAGTTCTTCTCGTATGTATGCACTAGATAGTCTTCAGAAACAGCCAAACATAGTCTAGTGTAGTGGTAAAgtgtattttactatttttcttATCGAGTTTACAAATATATTATCCCTTTTTTATATATGTGAATACTTTAATGGTATCATTTTATTGCATTTGTTGCTAGTTGGCCCAAGTAGCATTCCATACCAGCTGATGGTTGGATTCTTTGCATATGCAAAATCCCTTGAAATAACTGTGGACAAGAATGAGTTAGAAGGTACATTGACTTCCTTTATTTAGTTGAACTTAACTATTAACCAGCTGATGAttcctttttccttt
This window harbors:
- the LOC130714765 gene encoding nudix hydrolase 19, chloroplastic isoform X1; this translates as MSMSLQFHAFAGNPLRPKLPISHDPFSPSAALEALNARILDTTLSSSLSPSFKVLPFRNGKPLASSSTAGSGGSPPIWHLGWIELEDFRGMLGNTGAQLSGESMVYLGLSAEDDAVLWAIDVSAKAPEFGGELELGFVELRTLMVATDWEDLKATGDLAIAGHAKALLEWHNASRFCGHCGEKTVPVEAGRRKKCSNDSCKKRIYPRLDPVVIMLVIDRENDLVLLGKRPKHVYQLWSCLSGFTEPGESLEEAVRRETWEETGIEVGEVVYHSSQPWPVGPSSIPYQLMVGFFAYAKSLEITVDKNELEDAKWYSREDVRKALASAKYKKAQRTAAAKVEQMCKGVDNNNRSLATDFNVESGEDAPIYVPGPYAIAHHLISSWAFSDQM
- the LOC130714765 gene encoding nudix hydrolase 19, chloroplastic isoform X2 produces the protein MSMSLQFHAFAGNPLRPKLPISHDPFSPSAALEALNARILDTTLSSSLSPSFKVLPFRNGKPLASSSTAGSGGSPPIWHLGWIELEDFRGMLGNTGAQLSGESMVYLGLSAEDDAVLWAIDVSAKAPEFGGELELGFVELRTLMVATDWEDLKATGDLAIAGHAKALLEWHNASRFCGHCGEKTVPVEAGRRKKCSNDSCKKRIYPRLDPVVIMLVIDRENDLVLLGKRPKHVYQLWSCLSGFTEPGESLEEAVRRETWEETGIEVGEVVYHSSQPWPVGPSSIPYQLMVGFFAYAKSLEITVDKNELEATDSASCLSRC